A stretch of DNA from Catenulispora acidiphila DSM 44928:
ACCCGCGGACCGAGGAAGGGCTCGCCGGGCTGTTCCGCGAGATCGGTCTGGCGGACGTCACCACCACCGTCATCGACTGGGAGCACCTGACGACCGCGGAGGAGTGGTGGATCTCGATGGGGTCCGGCGTCGGTCCGTCCGGCCGTACCTACCAGGCGCAGACCCCTGAGGTCCGCGCCGCTTTCCACGAGAACTATCTGCGTGTCGCCGCCGAGATGACCGACGCCGAGGGCACGATGCGGCTGCCGTACCGCGCGCTCTTGGCAGTCGGGACGGTAGTCGACAGCGAGTAGAAGCGGGCGCACCCTGAACGCACGGGGCCGGGCCGCTGTTTCGGGGCGGCCCGACTCCGTGCCTGCGTGACTGTGTGCTTGCGTAACTCCGTGCCTGCGCGACTGTGTGCTTGCGTCACTCCGTGCCTGCGTGCTCGCGCGCCGAACCGAATCAGCGCTTTGCGTTCAGCGCCCGCACCGCTTCGCCGAGATCGGCGTCCGGGTCCGGGACCGCCTCCAGCGCGCGCTGCGCGGCGGCGATCACCGGCAGGTCCAGCACCTCGCCGGCCAGCCGCAGGTCCTTCGCGGCCATCTCGGCGGAGAAGTCGACGCCGGTGGCGAAGGCGCGGGCCACCAGTCCGCCCAGCGGGCTGGCCTCCAGCACCGCGCGGGGGTCGGGCAGACCGAGCTTCTCGGCCAGCGCCAGTGTCTCGCCGACCACCGCCACCCCGGCGACGATGCCGCTGATCAGCACCAGCTTGCGGGCCGAGCCGGTTCCGGGTCCGCCGCATTCGGTGACGTTGCCGAACAGCTTCAGCAGATCGGCCACGCGCGCCAGGTCCTGCGGCGTGCCGCCGGCCAGCACCGCCAGCGTCCCGTCGGCGGCGCGGTCCACACTGCCCATCACCGGGGCGTCGACCAGGCCGACCGAGGCGGGAATCAGGCCTCTGATTCGCTCGGTTCCGTCCGGTCCGATCGTGGACATCTCGACCAGGACCGCGTCCGGGCGCAGCGCTCCGGCGATGGCCTCGGCGACAGCCGTCACCGCGGCCGGGTCGGAGAGCATCGTGATCACGAACTCGGCGCCGGCCACCGCCCCGGCCGGATCCGCCGCCGCGCCCGCGCCGAGCGCGACCAGCGGCTCGGTGCGGGCGGCTGTCCGGTTCCACACCACGACCTCGTAGCCGGCGCCGATGACGCGCGCCGCCATCGGCGCGCCCATCGCGCCCAGTCCCAGGAAAGCAACCTTTGTCGTCATGGTTCCCAGCCTAGGCAGGGGCGCGGGGGCGTGCCTGGTCGTGCGAAGACCAGTGTCAGGCGGTACCAGGCAGGGCGGAGCCGGCGTGCAGGCCCGCCATGCCCATGACCGGCGGCGCGCCCGCGGACTGCGGCGGGTTGCGGTTCAGCGCGTCGAAGGCCTGGTGGATGTTTTTGATCATGACGTGCACTTCCTCGCGGGCCTTCTCCAGCGCGCCCTCCACCTGCACGCCGAAGGCGACGCCAAACGCCTTGAGGAACTCCAGCTGCTGCTCGAGCGAGTGCAGGCTGGTCGAGAGCTGTTCGCTGCGCCGCTGGAACGCCGACTCCGCCGCCAGCAGGCCCTGCCGGTGTCCCTCGTTCACCGTGACCGTGTACTGGTTGCGGGCGTACTCCGTGACGTTGCGGACGTACTCCTCGGCCGCGCGGATCTGCTCC
This window harbors:
- a CDS encoding NAD(P)-dependent oxidoreductase, with the translated sequence MTTKVAFLGLGAMGAPMAARVIGAGYEVVVWNRTAARTEPLVALGAGAAADPAGAVAGAEFVITMLSDPAAVTAVAEAIAGALRPDAVLVEMSTIGPDGTERIRGLIPASVGLVDAPVMGSVDRAADGTLAVLAGGTPQDLARVADLLKLFGNVTECGGPGTGSARKLVLISGIVAGVAVVGETLALAEKLGLPDPRAVLEASPLGGLVARAFATGVDFSAEMAAKDLRLAGEVLDLPVIAAAQRALEAVPDPDADLGEAVRALNAKR